TGGCGTAGCCTACGGGTAGGAGGAGGCCTCCGGGCCAAAGGGCCAGGCCGCAGGCGAACACCAGCATCCCCACCATAAGGGCCGGGCCGACACCGAGGTATCTGGCCAGAAGGCCGGCCAGGAGCCCCCCCAGGACGGAGGCCCCATTCAGGAGGAAGAGTAGCCGGCTTACCTGGAGGGCCTCCAGGCCGAGATGGTAGGCGAACGCTCCGGCCCAAAGGCTCTGCAGGGCAAAGAAGGACCCTATGTAGGCGAAGGCCACCACCCCCATCCCCAAGGCTCCCCTCGGGGCCCGTGCCCCCTCGGGGTGCGAAGGGCGGAGCCCCACCTGGGGATCCGAGGGACCAACGGCCAGACCCAGAAGGCCCAGGCCCCAGGAGGCCAGGGCGAGGACCACGAAGGCTCCCCGCCAGCCCAGTCGTTCGCCCAAGAGGGCTAAGGGCACCGTGGCCATCAGGCCCCCGAGCCCCCCCAGGGCTACGGTGAAGGCGCTCAGGCTCGCCAGGTGGGCGGGTGCATGGAGCTGGTAGGCCCTCACGCTCCCCACCAGGGCCAAGGCCACGCCCACCCCCATCAAGGCCCTTCCCGCCATCAGAAAGGCTGGGCTCGTGGCCAAGGCGAAAAGGAAAGAGCCCAATCCCGCCACCAGGAGCAAGGGAAACAGGGTCCGCCGGGGGCCCCTTCGCTCCATCAGCCATCCCAAGGGGACCTGGCCCAGGGCGAAGGCCAGGTAGAAGCTGGCGGTCAGACCCCCCAGGAGGGCGGGGGCCAGGTGGAGCTCCGCGGCCAGGGGCTCGGCCAGGACGGCATTGGCGGAACGCAGCAGGTAGGACAGGGCGTAGGCTAGGGCGTAGGGT
Above is a window of Thermus albus DNA encoding:
- a CDS encoding MFS transporter, whose translation is MGAVAYRLLPYALAYALSYLLRSANAVLAEPLAAELHLAPALLGGLTASFYLAFALGQVPLGWLMERRGPRRTLFPLLLVAGLGSFLFALATSPAFLMAGRALMGVGVALALVGSVRAYQLHAPAHLASLSAFTVALGGLGGLMATVPLALLGERLGWRGAFVVLALASWGLGLLGLAVGPSDPQVGLRPSHPEGARAPRGALGMGVVAFAYIGSFFALQSLWAGAFAYHLGLEALQVSRLLFLLNGASVLGGLLAGLLARYLGVGPALMVGMLVFACGLALWPGGLLLPVGYAMVGLGGGFNGLVLAYTASLAGPGAGGVLGLVNLAGVVGIFLVQGGLGVVVERLGYGPAFLVLLTLQVLAAAALLRQRQRASRP